In the genome of Thermosphaera aggregans DSM 11486, one region contains:
- a CDS encoding MoaD/ThiS family protein — MKVNVRAYSLFSEIIRDGVVEINDYSTVKDLIEMLLGGLEYRGVTPIVFVNKEKAGLDRVLRDGDEVILTPPFSGG; from the coding sequence ATGAAAGTTAATGTAAGAGCATACTCCCTTTTCAGCGAGATAATCAGGGATGGAGTTGTTGAGATAAATGATTATTCAACCGTTAAGGACTTGATTGAAATGCTTCTTGGCGGGTTAGAGTACAGGGGGGTCACCCCAATAGTTTTCGTCAACAAGGAGAAAGCAGGGCTCGACAGGGTTTTAAGAGATGGAGACGAGGTAATTCTAACACCTCCTTTTTCAGGTGGCTAA
- a CDS encoding ABC transporter ATP-binding protein — MEDVSFQLRRGEVAVLMGPNASGKTTLIKAIAGLITPFKGKIIIDDNTVFETRRSDGHIVVNAPPHLRKIGYVPSDYALFDHLTVWENVMLGLAKKPFSRHEKEKKVRDILEFMSLERYSNMKPPALSNGLKQKVALARALVAEPKLLLLDEPFSSIDPASKPVIRYELKKLLASWKITTIIATHDVEDAFWFHDRVLVLNGRKLTYDSPFLSEETISNEYLAKSLGFNVLEGRIIRIMEPGKYLVEIGKSIILATRGSVGNKLAEGSLVNIVFPPVVSKLTPGCSENVEVNSLKGNLLEVIERFDHVTLLLEIDSSKVRVNLLRGEWEKLRSMVSGNCLTLILPENSVSIIEKREPGGRNA; from the coding sequence ATCGAGGATGTTTCCTTTCAGTTGAGAAGGGGGGAGGTCGCTGTGTTAATGGGGCCTAACGCCTCGGGAAAAACCACCCTAATTAAAGCCATTGCGGGGTTGATAACCCCATTTAAAGGTAAGATAATTATCGATGACAACACTGTTTTCGAAACCAGGAGAAGCGATGGACATATAGTTGTTAACGCTCCACCTCATTTGAGGAAAATAGGGTACGTGCCATCAGACTACGCCCTCTTCGACCACTTGACCGTGTGGGAAAACGTAATGCTGGGTCTTGCCAAGAAGCCCTTCAGCAGGCATGAGAAAGAGAAAAAAGTCAGAGATATTCTAGAGTTCATGAGCTTGGAGAGATATTCTAATATGAAGCCACCAGCGCTCAGCAACGGGTTAAAGCAGAAAGTCGCGCTTGCCAGAGCCCTCGTGGCAGAGCCCAAGCTCCTCCTACTCGACGAGCCGTTCTCCTCTATCGACCCAGCGAGCAAACCCGTGATACGCTACGAGTTGAAAAAACTTCTAGCTTCATGGAAGATTACAACCATTATAGCAACCCACGATGTTGAAGACGCATTCTGGTTTCACGATAGAGTGCTCGTATTAAACGGTAGGAAGCTCACTTATGACTCTCCCTTCCTTTCGGAAGAAACCATAAGTAATGAGTACTTAGCGAAGTCCCTGGGATTTAACGTTCTAGAGGGAAGAATTATACGAATCATGGAACCTGGTAAGTATCTAGTCGAAATAGGGAAGTCGATAATCTTAGCAACTAGAGGTAGCGTAGGGAATAAACTAGCTGAGGGAAGCCTAGTGAATATCGTCTTCCCGCCCGTTGTCTCGAAGTTAACACCCGGATGTAGTGAAAACGTTGAAGTAAACTCCTTGAAAGGTAATTTATTAGAGGTAATTGAGAGATTCGATCACGTCACACTTCTATTGGAGATCGATTCATCAAAGGTTCGAGTAAACCTACTTCGGGGAGAGTGGGAAAAACTGCGTAGCATGGTTTCCGGGAATTGTCTAACTCTCATACTCCCCGAGAATTCGGTTTCGATAATAGAAAAACGGGAGCCGGGTGGAAGGAATGCTTAG
- a CDS encoding NAD(P)/FAD-dependent oxidoreductase has product MKAEVVVVGAGVTGVLTSAALFEKGIHNIVVVEKNYPGSGGSFRCATGIRASFTSREHIEVMKRAIELWPVISAKYGIKYSRDGYLWILTRERDVEFFKKVVEFQNSRGVPTRMIGPSQVQELVPTMRTDKIIAAVHDPMAGKASCFEAVLNLLAVLRKQGITILSNTQANKLIVENNVIKGVLTNKGIIHADQVLVAAGGESRDLLKTIGIDLPIRNLPKHVMVSETFKPLIKPLIINWSTSSYILQLLHGNFYIGADIPEEYDVEASNRLEFLRKAARVWSTYFPWLREVYILRYWTGYYDMTPDHHPIIGPIKEVEGLYVAAGFSGHGFMMAPAVAEALAEYMTGGKPVVREFENLNYERFTKGEVIKEIAVFG; this is encoded by the coding sequence GTGAAGGCTGAAGTGGTCGTGGTCGGCGCGGGCGTCACGGGTGTTTTAACCTCGGCAGCACTGTTTGAGAAAGGGATACACAATATAGTAGTGGTCGAGAAGAACTATCCGGGTTCAGGCGGGAGTTTCAGGTGTGCTACCGGTATTAGGGCAAGCTTTACAAGTAGGGAGCACATAGAAGTAATGAAGAGGGCTATAGAGCTCTGGCCAGTCATATCGGCTAAGTATGGTATAAAATATTCGCGAGACGGATACTTGTGGATTCTCACTAGGGAGCGTGATGTCGAGTTTTTCAAAAAAGTTGTCGAATTCCAAAACTCTAGAGGAGTCCCTACAAGAATGATAGGGCCCAGTCAGGTCCAAGAGCTTGTTCCCACCATGAGGACTGATAAAATCATCGCGGCAGTCCACGACCCTATGGCCGGAAAAGCTAGTTGCTTCGAAGCAGTTTTGAACCTGTTAGCAGTTTTGAGAAAACAAGGTATTACTATCCTCTCCAACACTCAAGCTAACAAGCTAATAGTAGAGAATAATGTTATCAAAGGGGTCTTAACGAATAAAGGGATTATACATGCGGATCAAGTCCTTGTTGCCGCGGGCGGAGAGTCAAGGGATCTTTTGAAGACGATAGGGATTGATCTCCCAATTAGGAATCTTCCGAAACACGTAATGGTTTCTGAAACCTTCAAGCCACTTATTAAGCCTTTAATAATTAATTGGTCAACATCCTCGTATATTCTCCAACTCCTACACGGCAATTTCTATATTGGTGCGGACATCCCTGAGGAATATGATGTTGAAGCATCTAACAGGTTGGAATTCCTCCGGAAAGCGGCCAGGGTTTGGAGTACATATTTCCCATGGCTGAGAGAAGTTTACATTTTAAGGTACTGGACAGGTTACTACGACATGACCCCTGACCACCACCCGATCATAGGGCCTATTAAGGAGGTTGAAGGATTGTATGTTGCGGCAGGCTTCAGCGGGCACGGTTTTATGATGGCTCCCGCTGTTGCCGAAGCCCTTGCCGAATACATGACCGGTGGGAAGCCCGTTGTGAGAGAGTTTGAAAACTTAAACTATGAAAGGTTCACTAAAGGAGAGGTCATTAAAGAGATTGCAGTGTTCGGCTAG
- a CDS encoding molybdopterin-binding protein — protein MLKRIEDSVGLRAAHDYSAVTPEFKGPILKKGEVIKEEHVELMKQHGHYYVFVEEEDTDWLWEDVAVVEFGKYIAGENVEVVLKSEGKAFLLARSKGLVRINRAGLMKVNSTGIFLLITLKTGSFVRENSLIGIIDMVPLKITRSSFNKLLEDVKMETPIVSVKPAVSKKAGIIVTGNEIVDGLKKDLAGPIIEAKLKRFDCSVVFYAQSRDDENEIVRNILEAVEVADVVVVSGGMSVDPTDKTPLAIARVADRVVFYGIPIKPTTMSMLAYKKDKAILGVSSGIIHFPEYNVLDVILPWIVSNTEPSREYIAELGEGGISKYFLEKMKL, from the coding sequence ATGTTGAAAAGAATTGAGGACTCAGTAGGGTTGAGGGCGGCTCACGACTATTCTGCTGTAACCCCGGAGTTTAAAGGTCCAATTTTGAAGAAGGGAGAGGTTATTAAGGAAGAACACGTTGAGCTCATGAAGCAACACGGTCACTATTACGTTTTCGTTGAAGAGGAGGATACGGATTGGCTGTGGGAGGATGTAGCGGTTGTTGAGTTTGGAAAATACATTGCTGGTGAAAACGTCGAGGTTGTTTTAAAAAGCGAGGGGAAAGCATTCCTACTAGCAAGAAGTAAGGGATTAGTAAGAATCAATCGCGCAGGCTTGATGAAGGTAAACTCAACAGGCATATTTTTACTGATAACTCTGAAAACAGGTTCATTTGTCCGCGAAAACAGCTTAATAGGTATTATTGACATGGTCCCATTGAAGATAACCAGGAGCTCGTTCAATAAGCTCTTGGAAGACGTGAAGATGGAAACTCCTATAGTTTCAGTTAAGCCAGCAGTGTCTAAGAAAGCTGGAATCATTGTCACAGGAAATGAAATAGTTGACGGGTTGAAGAAGGATCTTGCAGGACCCATTATTGAAGCAAAGCTTAAGCGTTTTGATTGTTCAGTCGTGTTTTACGCCCAGTCCCGTGACGATGAGAATGAGATTGTTCGTAATATTCTGGAAGCTGTTGAAGTAGCGGATGTGGTGGTCGTTTCAGGCGGTATGAGCGTTGACCCCACCGATAAAACTCCCTTAGCTATTGCTAGGGTAGCTGATAGGGTAGTCTTCTACGGAATACCGATAAAGCCCACAACCATGTCCATGCTCGCCTATAAGAAGGATAAGGCAATCTTAGGTGTTTCCAGCGGGATCATTCACTTTCCAGAGTACAACGTACTCGACGTTATTCTACCATGGATAGTGTCAAACACGGAGCCCTCGAGGGAGTATATTGCGGAACTGGGGGAAGGCGGGATTTCTAAATACTTCTTGGAGAAAATGAAGCTCTAA
- a CDS encoding (2Fe-2S)-binding protein has protein sequence MTQQDPRKIIVCRCENVTLEQILRAIEEGFDSLELLKRKLRVGMGPCQGTTCLLMIARILMQKTGKSFEEVFLPVNRPPIHPVKLKNFIGGSREG, from the coding sequence ATGACTCAGCAGGATCCTAGGAAGATAATCGTGTGCAGATGCGAGAACGTCACCCTTGAGCAGATTCTACGTGCTATTGAGGAGGGTTTCGACAGCCTCGAGCTATTGAAGAGGAAGCTGAGAGTTGGCATGGGACCGTGTCAGGGCACCACCTGCTTGCTAATGATTGCTAGAATTCTAATGCAGAAAACGGGGAAGTCTTTTGAGGAGGTTTTCTTACCGGTTAACCGCCCACCTATCCACCCTGTAAAATTGAAAAACTTCATAGGTGGTAGTCGTGAAGGCTGA
- a CDS encoding FAD-dependent oxidoreductase — translation MEDYRIVEHPIIDFKRGRKVSFTYNGKRVEAYEGESILAGLYAAGFRVFATSPQGDRLREAFCMIGRCSSCLSRVNGIPNTRICIEPVRDGLIVETQESLPDIPKVSREIVDVVEEIKDVDVLIIGAGPAGLKAAEILGGYGLRVLVATDHFRAGGQLVKQTHKFFGDTTYYGGVRGFKIAEKLISNLSRNPNVEISTRTFVYGYFKEGFFGAEKIGDPSLHLLIRAKYVIVASGASERSLLFENNDLPGIMGAGGAQTLMNEYGVKPGEDALVIGSGNVGLIVAYQLLQAGVRVHGIAEVLREIGGWFVHAAKIRRHGIPIFTGHTIVRAEGRDRVEKAVISQVGKDLKPLPGTEKEFNVDLVLLAVGLQPNYSLLSQMGALMKYLPEAGGLIPLRTRYMETSIRNVFVAGDLSGIEEATTAFIEGEIAAYTILEREGFAKAVEKRERILNYLWNEYRQSPVVQRSRDAKLKVTVSEEEMKRLRG, via the coding sequence ATGGAGGATTATAGGATTGTTGAACACCCGATAATAGATTTCAAGCGGGGTAGGAAAGTTTCTTTCACATACAATGGGAAACGCGTTGAAGCATATGAAGGGGAGAGCATTCTCGCAGGATTATATGCCGCTGGATTTCGCGTCTTCGCGACAAGCCCTCAGGGAGATAGGCTTAGAGAAGCGTTCTGCATGATAGGAAGATGCTCAAGCTGCCTTTCCAGAGTCAACGGCATTCCAAACACCAGGATTTGTATTGAACCAGTTAGGGACGGATTGATCGTTGAAACACAGGAGAGCTTACCAGACATTCCAAAAGTCTCCCGCGAGATTGTTGACGTGGTTGAGGAAATAAAAGACGTGGATGTTTTAATTATCGGAGCGGGCCCAGCGGGATTGAAGGCCGCTGAAATACTAGGAGGATACGGGCTCCGGGTTCTAGTAGCAACTGATCACTTCAGGGCTGGCGGCCAGCTGGTCAAGCAAACACACAAGTTTTTCGGCGACACAACATACTACGGGGGTGTTCGCGGATTCAAAATCGCGGAGAAATTGATCTCAAATCTTAGTAGAAACCCAAATGTTGAGATCTCAACAAGGACTTTCGTGTATGGATATTTTAAGGAAGGATTTTTTGGCGCGGAGAAAATCGGAGATCCCAGCCTCCACCTTCTAATTAGAGCTAAATACGTAATAGTTGCTTCGGGCGCGTCTGAAAGAAGCTTGTTATTCGAGAACAATGATCTACCAGGGATTATGGGGGCAGGTGGTGCGCAAACACTCATGAATGAATACGGTGTCAAACCGGGTGAGGATGCTCTTGTAATAGGTAGTGGTAATGTTGGATTGATTGTTGCTTATCAGTTGTTGCAAGCAGGGGTCAGGGTACACGGGATCGCTGAGGTGTTAAGGGAGATAGGCGGGTGGTTCGTCCACGCTGCTAAGATTAGAAGGCACGGGATACCAATATTCACGGGTCACACTATTGTGAGGGCTGAGGGTAGAGATAGGGTTGAGAAGGCCGTGATCAGCCAGGTTGGTAAAGACTTAAAGCCGCTTCCGGGCACGGAGAAGGAGTTTAACGTTGACCTAGTTCTTTTAGCAGTTGGCCTACAGCCTAACTATTCACTGCTGAGCCAGATGGGGGCGTTGATGAAGTACCTGCCTGAGGCAGGGGGTTTAATCCCATTGAGAACCAGATATATGGAGACAAGCATTAGAAACGTTTTCGTTGCCGGCGATCTATCCGGGATCGAGGAAGCTACCACAGCTTTTATAGAAGGAGAAATAGCGGCTTACACTATTTTAGAACGTGAAGGATTTGCTAAAGCGGTTGAGAAAAGAGAGAGAATACTCAACTACCTGTGGAATGAGTACAGGCAGTCCCCCGTGGTCCAGCGGTCCAGGGACGCAAAGCTTAAGGTTACCGTGAGTGAGGAGGAAATGAAAAGGTTGAGGGGGTAG
- a CDS encoding MogA/MoaB family molybdenum cofactor biosynthesis protein, translating into MRISVSIIVVSDRVHEGLAEDASGSLARRMVEEKGFFVEEFTVIPNSHRELLRVVRTSKSRLIIFIGGTGPGPRDITVDVVSQVAWRHLPGFGELFRAKSFEIKGFRGILTRSELFILPDGRIAVCLPGSPGAVELGLNILLNIIEHLVEEVDRFEGQHN; encoded by the coding sequence ATGCGCATCTCAGTGAGCATTATAGTAGTTAGCGACAGGGTTCATGAAGGGTTAGCCGAGGATGCTAGCGGCTCGTTGGCTAGGAGAATGGTTGAGGAAAAAGGGTTTTTTGTGGAAGAGTTTACAGTTATTCCCAATTCCCACCGTGAGCTACTTAGAGTTGTGAGAACTTCTAAGTCTAGATTAATAATCTTCATCGGGGGAACCGGACCCGGTCCTCGGGATATTACAGTGGATGTTGTATCGCAGGTTGCATGGAGACATCTCCCAGGCTTTGGAGAGCTTTTCAGGGCCAAGTCTTTTGAAATAAAAGGTTTCAGGGGCATTTTAACTAGGAGCGAGCTTTTCATTCTCCCCGATGGGAGAATAGCGGTCTGCCTCCCAGGATCCCCGGGGGCTGTTGAGCTAGGCTTGAACATTTTGTTAAACATTATTGAGCATCTTGTTGAGGAGGTTGACAGGTTTGAGGGGCAACATAATTGA
- a CDS encoding ATP-binding protein gives MGFKETGVLTLEDMMRAGLMPSEERLRKGPVALLECPEQIPCNICVSACPFKAISMDKIYDLPRLDENKCVGCGVCVAKCPGLAIFVVDVSKGDKAYITLPYEFLPKPSKGAKVKLLNREGKIVGEGVIVKAWEYEKTWVVTVEVEKNLWFDVRAIRIEGR, from the coding sequence ATGGGGTTTAAAGAAACCGGGGTTTTAACGTTGGAGGATATGATGAGAGCAGGCTTGATGCCGTCGGAAGAGAGGTTGAGGAAGGGGCCTGTAGCACTGCTGGAATGCCCGGAGCAAATCCCGTGTAATATTTGCGTCTCCGCATGCCCGTTCAAAGCAATAAGCATGGATAAGATATATGATCTTCCCAGGCTGGATGAAAACAAGTGTGTAGGATGTGGAGTATGCGTTGCCAAATGCCCCGGGCTCGCGATATTTGTGGTTGACGTCAGCAAAGGCGACAAGGCCTATATAACCCTTCCATACGAGTTTCTCCCCAAACCTTCGAAAGGAGCGAAAGTCAAATTGCTCAATAGGGAGGGCAAAATCGTGGGCGAAGGAGTAATTGTGAAGGCGTGGGAATATGAAAAAACATGGGTTGTCACGGTCGAAGTTGAGAAAAACCTATGGTTTGATGTAAGAGCTATTAGAATCGAGGGGAGGTAA
- the moaC gene encoding cyclic pyranopterin monophosphate synthase MoaC: MSVHMVDVSGKPDSQREAVATGFIKLKKSTIELIRSGKIEKGNVLDVSSVSAILGVKKTIELLPLTHNIPISNVKVDFNIEEEGIRVYVTVKTTAKTGVEMEALMGATAALLNIWDMVKKYEKDEKGQYPETVITDVRVLSKVKTPLG; encoded by the coding sequence ATGAGCGTTCACATGGTGGATGTTTCGGGAAAGCCGGATTCTCAGCGCGAGGCAGTCGCAACCGGCTTCATCAAGCTTAAGAAAAGCACTATTGAACTTATAAGAAGCGGGAAAATAGAGAAAGGAAACGTTCTCGATGTTTCATCCGTCTCGGCAATTCTCGGGGTGAAGAAAACCATTGAGCTACTTCCATTAACGCATAACATACCTATTTCCAACGTTAAGGTAGACTTCAATATTGAGGAAGAAGGAATCCGGGTTTACGTGACCGTTAAAACCACAGCTAAAACAGGGGTGGAAATGGAGGCTTTAATGGGAGCGACTGCGGCGTTACTGAATATATGGGATATGGTGAAAAAATACGAGAAGGATGAGAAAGGCCAGTATCCTGAAACGGTAATCACTGATGTAAGAGTGCTTTCTAAAGTCAAAACCCCCTTAGGGTGA
- a CDS encoding MGMT family protein, producing the protein MLVVTVDHETLELRPARFDDICEAVLILVSLIPIGKVSSYSDIGRLLGAHPRLVAQCLMRNKNPMVIPCHRVVRKNGRLGGYSFGGVKIKAKILSIEGALGDSDKFGVPKNAFFRLDELLGSAR; encoded by the coding sequence ATGCTTGTAGTAACCGTTGATCATGAGACTCTGGAATTACGCCCCGCAAGATTTGACGACATATGCGAAGCCGTCTTAATACTTGTCAGCCTAATCCCTATCGGGAAAGTATCCTCATATAGCGATATTGGCAGGCTACTGGGGGCCCATCCAAGACTTGTCGCCCAGTGTTTAATGAGGAATAAAAACCCTATGGTGATTCCCTGCCACCGAGTTGTTCGCAAGAATGGGAGGCTCGGCGGTTACTCGTTTGGCGGTGTCAAGATTAAGGCGAAAATATTGAGTATCGAGGGGGCTTTAGGAGATAGTGATAAGTTCGGCGTGCCCAAGAATGCTTTCTTCAGGTTAGATGAACTACTTGGCTCAGCCCGCTAA
- a CDS encoding molybdate ABC transporter permease subunit, whose translation MGELTPISLVVGFIIAFELIVLATVFYLSISSLPSNPELFKEVRDSTILSVETSLITTLIVLMLSIPVSYWFSRQNLKGKHALRALLSIPYILSPSASGLILLIFLVKNPLGRTLNDSFEIVNDFKGIVLAQSFLAFPIALIYFTALFKTIPPSLEEVARTLGYGRLEALYRIFLPSLKPQVVSGALLVFARAFGDFGASLILGGGIRGRTVTLPIALYFINQYGDIVLLAYALSSYVLIAYLILFLTNILER comes from the coding sequence ATGGGTGAATTGACTCCTATAAGCCTGGTCGTAGGATTCATAATAGCATTTGAATTAATAGTTTTGGCAACAGTGTTTTACTTGTCGATTTCAAGCCTCCCGTCTAATCCTGAACTGTTTAAGGAGGTTAGGGATTCCACAATACTCTCGGTTGAAACATCGTTAATAACAACGCTGATAGTGTTGATGCTCAGCATTCCAGTGTCTTACTGGTTCTCACGGCAGAATTTGAAGGGAAAGCATGCTTTGAGGGCACTCCTAAGTATACCCTACATCCTTTCCCCATCAGCCAGCGGTCTAATACTACTAATCTTCCTTGTGAAAAACCCCCTCGGGAGAACGCTCAACGACTCCTTTGAAATCGTGAACGATTTCAAGGGGATCGTGTTAGCACAGAGCTTTCTCGCCTTCCCAATTGCATTGATATATTTCACTGCCCTCTTCAAGACGATACCGCCATCCCTGGAGGAAGTTGCTAGAACTCTTGGATACGGGAGATTAGAAGCATTGTACAGGATTTTTCTCCCCTCTTTAAAACCCCAAGTTGTATCCGGAGCACTCCTCGTTTTCGCACGAGCCTTCGGAGACTTCGGAGCCTCCCTAATTCTCGGGGGAGGGATCAGAGGGAGGACTGTTACGCTTCCAATAGCATTATATTTTATAAATCAGTATGGAGACATCGTGCTACTGGCTTATGCCTTATCCAGCTATGTACTCATAGCTTACTTAATCCTGTTCTTAACCAACATACTGGAGAGGTGA
- the moaA gene encoding GTP 3',8-cyclase MoaA: MLRDGFGREVDSFRIVVTMRCNYNCIFCHREGLTGLDRAEVLTPDDYRYLAYVSRKLGIVYFKITGGEPLLRRDTPDIIKGVREYSKEVSLTTNGYFLKNLAGKLADAGLDRLNVSVHSLNDEVYQAITRTRGSVKLILEGIEQALEHGIKVKLNFLAMKINLGEFEKIIEYASSKGVDVNVIELIPLGTPHHVYLEQRTSLDPIIEKLHRISSNITISNFQNRPIYTLPSGIKVNVIKGYGNPDLCARCTRLRLTPEGWIKTCIFLEEPFVDISKELKNKDEYGVVEKIKKAVSIRKPYFTRGRS; this comes from the coding sequence ATGCTTAGGGATGGTTTTGGAAGAGAGGTGGACAGCTTCAGAATAGTTGTCACGATGAGATGCAACTACAACTGTATTTTTTGCCATAGGGAGGGTTTAACTGGTTTAGATAGAGCGGAAGTGCTAACCCCTGACGATTACCGGTATCTCGCATACGTGTCCCGTAAACTCGGAATAGTGTACTTTAAAATCACTGGGGGAGAGCCTCTTCTCAGAAGGGATACCCCGGATATAATAAAAGGGGTTCGAGAATATTCCAAAGAGGTGTCCTTGACAACAAACGGGTATTTTTTGAAAAACCTAGCTGGAAAGCTTGCTGATGCGGGCCTCGACAGGCTTAACGTAAGCGTTCACTCACTAAACGATGAGGTTTACCAAGCTATTACTCGTACAAGGGGTAGCGTCAAGCTAATCCTTGAGGGAATTGAACAAGCATTAGAACACGGTATAAAGGTAAAACTAAACTTTCTCGCAATGAAGATAAACCTTGGAGAATTTGAAAAAATAATCGAGTACGCCTCATCAAAAGGGGTTGACGTCAACGTCATTGAACTCATTCCTCTTGGAACGCCACACCATGTATATCTCGAGCAGAGAACAAGCCTTGACCCTATCATTGAAAAACTACACAGGATCTCTTCCAATATAACAATATCTAACTTTCAAAACAGACCCATTTACACTCTGCCATCTGGTATAAAAGTCAACGTGATAAAGGGTTATGGAAACCCCGATTTATGTGCAAGATGCACCAGGCTAAGGCTCACCCCGGAGGGCTGGATTAAAACCTGTATCTTCCTGGAAGAACCGTTCGTCGATATTAGTAAGGAATTAAAGAATAAAGATGAGTATGGAGTAGTTGAAAAAATCAAGAAAGCCGTCTCTATTCGAAAACCCTATTTTACGAGGGGCCGGTCATGA
- the modA gene encoding molybdate ABC transporter substrate-binding protein, with the protein MTFRFYLFLSLITLILIAYIIIYPSLAPVGKPEEILFLLPPSLYKPLQPYIDQFNSDSPAYKITVYVQPTGSLITRIRLSGEGDVFGSADSEYMKAMLEEGLVYGDKVFLVSYSIPALIVPKGNPSNITRLEDLVAKEVKIAIADPETAPSGKMAVNLLKYNGVYEAVKDRLIILADATQVAKQVSLGLVDVAIAYHFIHYWYPGETDIVWLDPAEIPGIDCQLIGVLKTSKNPELAERVLKTILEKARMDSEMHKLGYFQAIEDLKNITPYTDFQWPIPPACYMGGAHG; encoded by the coding sequence GTGACGTTCCGTTTTTATTTGTTTTTAAGCCTGATCACTTTAATTCTCATCGCGTACATTATAATATACCCTAGCTTGGCACCAGTCGGGAAACCTGAGGAAATACTGTTCCTGCTGCCTCCTTCACTTTACAAGCCTTTGCAACCCTACATAGACCAGTTCAACTCCGACTCCCCGGCTTACAAGATCACCGTGTATGTTCAACCAACAGGTTCACTTATAACCAGGATTAGGCTTTCAGGAGAGGGAGACGTTTTCGGCTCCGCTGACTCCGAGTATATGAAAGCCATGCTGGAAGAAGGGTTAGTTTACGGTGACAAGGTGTTCTTAGTCTCCTACTCCATTCCAGCACTTATAGTCCCTAAAGGCAACCCTTCCAATATCACTCGTCTCGAAGACCTCGTCGCAAAAGAAGTCAAGATCGCGATTGCAGACCCGGAAACTGCCCCCTCCGGTAAAATGGCCGTGAACTTGTTAAAGTATAATGGAGTTTACGAAGCCGTCAAAGATCGCTTGATCATCCTAGCTGACGCTACCCAGGTTGCGAAGCAGGTTTCACTTGGTCTTGTAGATGTTGCCATAGCTTACCATTTCATCCACTACTGGTATCCCGGCGAGACAGATATTGTCTGGCTCGACCCTGCTGAAATACCTGGGATCGATTGTCAATTAATAGGTGTTTTAAAAACCAGCAAAAACCCAGAGTTAGCAGAAAGAGTTTTAAAAACAATACTTGAAAAAGCAAGGATGGACAGTGAAATGCATAAACTAGGGTATTTCCAGGCAATCGAGGATTTAAAGAATATTACCCCTTACACTGATTTTCAATGGCCCATTCCGCCAGCATGCTACATGGGTGGGGCTCATGGGTGA
- a CDS encoding transcriptional regulator codes for MKSFCEVYNRKILPAVRMYLSRKLVLEYKLSQLDAAKILGLKQSLVNYAVTGRRRSKYFEVILGFEDFRKYLDSLAMEMSSKKHREPYACELCRFLMKTGLVDEVLKAVEESPSRIYKQY; via the coding sequence TTGAAATCTTTTTGCGAAGTATACAATAGAAAAATACTTCCAGCGGTAAGGATGTACCTGAGCAGAAAACTCGTTTTAGAGTACAAATTAAGCCAGTTAGACGCGGCTAAAATTCTCGGGTTAAAGCAATCCCTCGTCAACTATGCTGTGACAGGGCGTAGGAGAAGCAAGTATTTCGAAGTCATCCTGGGTTTCGAGGACTTCAGGAAATACCTGGATAGTCTGGCTATGGAAATGTCCTCTAAGAAACATAGAGAACCATATGCTTGCGAGCTGTGCCGCTTTCTAATGAAGACGGGTTTGGTTGATGAAGTTTTAAAGGCGGTTGAAGAAAGCCCTTCAAGGATTTATAAGCAATATTAG
- a CDS encoding molybdenum cofactor biosynthesis protein MoaE — translation MVFVNVKILDRGEPISIDSIINDLVREDADHLVGGVGLFIGLVKGEINGSTVTSLEYSAIKEVAEKALNHIAYEIAEKYGLQGVLIYHRIGDLKPGETTLIIAVAGKSRVNVMPALSEALERVKKEVPVFKLEHRSDGDYWIIGDSTRIPKKQASRTLQSL, via the coding sequence ATGGTATTTGTAAACGTTAAAATTTTAGATAGGGGAGAACCCATTTCCATAGATTCAATAATTAACGATCTAGTCAGGGAAGACGCAGACCACCTCGTAGGCGGCGTTGGATTGTTCATAGGGCTGGTTAAAGGCGAGATCAACGGCTCAACAGTGACTTCACTAGAGTACTCAGCTATCAAGGAGGTAGCTGAGAAAGCTTTGAATCATATAGCTTATGAAATTGCCGAGAAATATGGTCTCCAAGGAGTACTAATATATCACAGAATAGGGGATCTGAAACCCGGGGAGACGACTCTGATAATAGCTGTGGCTGGGAAAAGCCGCGTCAACGTTATGCCAGCCTTATCAGAAGCGTTGGAGAGGGTTAAAAAAGAAGTACCGGTCTTCAAGCTAGAGCATCGATCCGATGGAGACTACTGGATCATAGGTGATTCAACCAGAATACCTAAAAAACAAGCTAGCCGAACACTGCAATCTCTTTAA